The following proteins are encoded in a genomic region of Pseudomonas saponiphila:
- a CDS encoding DUF2271 domain-containing protein, producing the protein MHKFLIAGCLATALALPTLAQAREVTLTTQLKPYSGNGAYLAIYLTDASGAYQKTLWVAGKKAKYYKHLADWARGGGAAAGQYDGVTGASVGSGETLKVSADLADSLIDAGYQIRIDSAVEDQRDVRADVILPLTLKGSGQPASGGTYVQSLRYDL; encoded by the coding sequence ATGCACAAGTTCCTCATCGCCGGTTGCCTCGCCACCGCTTTGGCCCTGCCAACACTGGCCCAGGCCCGTGAAGTGACCCTGACCACCCAGCTCAAGCCCTACAGCGGCAATGGCGCTTACCTGGCGATCTACCTCACCGACGCCAGCGGCGCCTACCAGAAGACCCTGTGGGTCGCTGGCAAGAAAGCCAAGTACTACAAGCACCTGGCGGACTGGGCCCGAGGTGGCGGCGCGGCCGCCGGTCAGTACGACGGCGTCACCGGCGCCAGCGTTGGCAGCGGTGAGACCCTCAAGGTCAGCGCCGACCTGGCGGACAGCCTGATCGACGCCGGGTACCAAATCCGTATCGACAGCGCCGTGGAAGACCAGCGCGACGTTCGCGCCGACGTGATCCTGCCCCTGACCCTCAAGGGCAGCGGCCAGCCCGCCAGCGGCGGCACCTATGTGCAGTCCCTGCGCTACGACCTGTAA